Proteins encoded by one window of Acidipropionibacterium virtanenii:
- a CDS encoding ATP-dependent DNA helicase, whose product MSEESEDTATRTGSADHRRPEDHLEVLRRAVEGIGGSPRPGQIEMADAVAGALADGVHLLVQAGTGTGKSLGYLAPALAHAVAQENRVVVATATLALQAQLAHKDIPAVLSAAEKVLPRRPRTAVLKGRSNHACLYRVRDGARPDQDALLTGEQLTEQSRSGTDSELGAEVVMLREWAEDQAAHHELGDRDDAPDHSPRAWAQVSVPMRECLGARCVFHDECLFEAARERARQADLVVTNHALLAIDALNGGTVLPEHDVVIVDEAHEVVDRFTGAASATLAPSLVNTVARRAASWLDDNLAADLLDQSDVLGEALEATEPGRVTDPECSLIHAAQTLRDLSRQALSVLGRGDDGESETAGAERVQAQGAVREIFETAERIANLAAADVVWISESEYAGRAAQVAPLKVAGLMRASVLTETTTVFTSATLRIGGDFTAVARDVGLQPAERVQGTPEVLETEMAWRGVDVGSPFDYRSQGILYVGRELPRPGRDGISRPALDDLAELIWAAGGRTLGLFASQRSAVAAAGHVRKALPSLPVLCQGEGHLAGLTRQFIADPKACLFGTLSLWQGVDVPGDTCRLVVIDKIPFPRPDDPLMQARSQAVTSAGGNGFMTVSAGHAALLLAQGSGRLIRRGDDRGVVAVLDPRLFTARYGSFLLASMPGFWTTTDRETAIGALRRLNEAT is encoded by the coding sequence GTGAGTGAGGAGTCCGAGGACACCGCAACCCGCACCGGCTCCGCTGATCACCGGCGTCCCGAGGATCATCTCGAGGTGCTGCGACGGGCCGTGGAGGGGATCGGCGGGAGCCCCAGGCCCGGCCAGATCGAGATGGCCGACGCGGTGGCCGGCGCCCTGGCCGACGGAGTACACCTGCTCGTCCAGGCCGGCACCGGGACCGGCAAGTCCCTGGGCTACCTGGCTCCGGCCCTCGCCCACGCGGTGGCCCAGGAGAACCGAGTGGTGGTGGCCACCGCCACCCTGGCCCTTCAGGCGCAGCTGGCCCACAAGGACATTCCGGCGGTCCTGTCGGCCGCCGAGAAGGTCCTGCCGCGACGGCCCCGGACCGCTGTCCTCAAGGGCCGCTCCAACCACGCCTGCCTGTACCGGGTGCGCGACGGTGCCCGACCCGATCAGGACGCTCTGCTGACCGGTGAGCAGCTCACCGAGCAGTCCCGCTCGGGCACCGACTCCGAACTCGGCGCCGAGGTCGTGATGCTGCGCGAGTGGGCCGAGGACCAGGCCGCCCATCACGAGCTCGGGGACCGCGACGACGCCCCCGACCACTCCCCGCGGGCCTGGGCGCAGGTCTCGGTGCCGATGCGCGAGTGCCTGGGCGCCCGATGCGTCTTCCATGACGAGTGCCTCTTCGAGGCCGCACGCGAGAGGGCCCGGCAGGCGGACCTGGTGGTCACCAACCACGCCCTGCTGGCCATCGACGCCCTGAACGGCGGCACCGTGCTGCCCGAGCACGACGTCGTCATCGTCGACGAGGCCCATGAGGTCGTCGACCGGTTCACCGGCGCGGCCAGCGCCACTCTCGCGCCGTCCCTGGTGAACACGGTGGCCCGGCGCGCCGCCTCCTGGCTCGACGACAACCTGGCGGCGGACCTGCTCGATCAGTCCGATGTGCTCGGCGAGGCCCTCGAGGCCACCGAACCCGGCCGGGTCACCGATCCCGAATGCTCACTGATCCATGCCGCCCAGACCCTGCGCGATCTGTCCCGCCAGGCCCTGTCCGTCCTGGGGCGGGGCGATGACGGGGAGTCCGAAACAGCCGGCGCGGAACGGGTCCAGGCGCAGGGGGCCGTCCGTGAGATCTTCGAGACCGCCGAGCGGATCGCGAACCTGGCCGCCGCCGACGTCGTGTGGATCAGCGAGTCCGAGTACGCCGGGCGGGCCGCCCAGGTGGCCCCGCTCAAGGTCGCCGGCCTGATGCGGGCCAGCGTGCTCACCGAGACCACGACCGTGTTCACCTCCGCTACCCTGAGGATCGGCGGGGATTTCACCGCAGTGGCCCGCGACGTCGGGCTCCAACCGGCAGAGCGCGTGCAGGGGACCCCCGAGGTGCTCGAGACCGAGATGGCCTGGCGGGGGGTCGACGTCGGCTCCCCGTTCGACTACCGCAGCCAGGGCATCCTCTACGTCGGACGCGAGCTTCCTCGCCCGGGCCGCGACGGCATCTCCCGGCCTGCCCTCGACGACCTGGCCGAACTCATCTGGGCGGCCGGTGGCCGGACTCTCGGACTGTTCGCCTCCCAGCGCAGCGCAGTGGCGGCCGCCGGGCACGTCCGCAAGGCTCTGCCCTCCCTGCCGGTGCTCTGCCAGGGGGAGGGGCACCTGGCCGGCCTCACGCGGCAGTTCATCGCCGATCCGAAGGCCTGCCTGTTCGGGACTCTCTCCCTGTGGCAGGGTGTCGACGTCCCCGGCGACACCTGTCGCCTGGTCGTCATCGACAAGATCCCCTTCCCAAGGCCCGACGATCCGCTCATGCAGGCCCGCTCCCAGGCCGTCACATCCGCCGGAGGCAACGGCTTCATGACGGTCTCGGCGGGTCACGCCGCGCTGCTGCTGGCCCAGGGCTCGGGGCGCCTGATCCGGCGCGGTGACGACCGGGGCGTGGTCGCGGTGCTGGATCCTCGCCTGTTCACCGCCCGGTACGGATCCTTCCTGCTGGCCTCGATGCCCGGATTCTGGACGACCACCGACCGGGAGACCGCGATCGGCGCCCTGCGCAGGCTGAACGAGGCCACCTGA
- a CDS encoding vitamin B12-dependent ribonucleotide reductase produces MTETKATPRRTTRPPKGMHVRRVFSTEGVHPYDEVTWERRDVIQKNWRTGETVFEQRGVEFPDFWSANASTIVTNKYFRGAMGSPNREDSLKTLVDRVVRTYVDSGLGNGYFASKDDAQVYAEELTWLLIHQYFSFNSPVWFNVGTSSKQQVSACFILSVDDSMESILNWYTEEGFIFKGGSGAGVNISRIRSSKELLSSGGTASGPVSFMRGADASAGTIKSGGATRRAAKMVVLDVDHPDIEEFVATKAREENKIRALRDAGFDMEIGGRDMASVQYQNANNSVRVSDAFMKAVEGGEKFGLTSRTHRGQVVETVDARGLFNKIAKAAWECADPGLQYDDTINAWHTDPNSGRINASNPCSEYMSLDNSSCNLASLNLLKFVGEDESFDVARFTRAVEIVITAMDISICFADFPTESIGATTRDYRQLGIGYANLGALLMAMGLGYDSQGGRNLAAAITSLMTGVAYRRSAELAGLVGPYKGYALNAEPHQVVMRKHRDANNDVHPLHRNDTAVLEAAKAEWDKVVELGAENGFRNAQASVLAPTGTIGFMMDCDTTGIEPDFSLVKFKKMVDGSSMQIVNQTVPRALANLGYSKDDADQIVAYIAEHGSVIDAPHLDKAHYEVFDCAMGERFIRPMGHVRMMAAVQPFLSGAISKTVNLPETATVEDIAEVYMQGWKLGLKALAVYRDNCKVGQPLSVEKTDNKSEEAAPEPEVRVEYRPRRQRLPKSRSARTTSFQVGGAGGYLTTGAYEDGRLGEIFLKLGKQGSTLAGAMDAFSIAISIGLQYGVPLESFVQKFANMKFEPAGMTDDSDIRIAQSIIDYIFRRLALDHLSFDERAELGIHTSAERARYVETGSYLSEEDEAELIDSETLKETAGDRIRVHEDGAAQPGLFDPAPAPEHVGGAHTSAELLEEKMGRAVDAPLCLTCGTKMRPSGSCYVCEGCGSTSGCS; encoded by the coding sequence ATGACCGAGACCAAGGCGACACCACGCAGGACGACACGCCCTCCCAAGGGCATGCACGTCCGCAGGGTCTTCAGCACGGAGGGGGTGCATCCCTATGACGAGGTGACCTGGGAGCGCCGCGACGTCATCCAGAAGAACTGGCGGACCGGCGAGACCGTGTTCGAGCAGCGCGGCGTCGAGTTCCCCGACTTCTGGAGCGCCAATGCCTCCACCATCGTCACCAACAAGTACTTCCGCGGGGCCATGGGCTCCCCGAACCGCGAGGACAGCCTCAAGACCCTGGTCGACCGGGTCGTCAGGACCTATGTCGACTCCGGCCTGGGGAACGGCTACTTCGCCTCCAAGGACGACGCCCAGGTCTACGCCGAGGAGCTGACCTGGCTGCTGATCCATCAGTACTTCAGTTTCAACTCGCCGGTCTGGTTCAACGTCGGGACCAGCAGCAAGCAGCAGGTCAGCGCCTGCTTCATCCTCTCGGTCGATGACTCGATGGAGTCGATCCTGAACTGGTACACCGAGGAGGGATTCATCTTCAAGGGAGGCTCCGGCGCCGGGGTCAACATCTCGCGAATCCGCTCCTCCAAGGAACTGCTGTCCTCGGGAGGCACCGCCTCGGGCCCGGTCTCCTTCATGCGCGGGGCCGACGCCTCCGCCGGAACCATCAAGTCCGGCGGCGCCACCCGCCGGGCCGCCAAGATGGTCGTCCTGGATGTGGACCACCCCGATATCGAGGAGTTCGTCGCGACCAAGGCGCGCGAGGAGAACAAGATCCGGGCGCTGCGCGACGCCGGTTTCGACATGGAGATCGGCGGACGGGACATGGCCTCTGTCCAGTACCAGAACGCCAACAACTCCGTCCGGGTCTCCGACGCCTTCATGAAGGCTGTGGAGGGAGGCGAGAAGTTCGGCCTGACCTCGCGCACCCACCGGGGCCAGGTCGTCGAGACGGTCGACGCCCGCGGCCTGTTCAACAAGATCGCCAAGGCGGCCTGGGAGTGCGCCGACCCGGGCCTCCAGTACGACGACACCATCAATGCCTGGCACACCGATCCGAACTCGGGCCGGATCAACGCGTCCAACCCGTGCTCGGAGTACATGAGCCTGGACAACTCGTCGTGCAACCTTGCGAGCCTCAATCTGCTGAAGTTCGTCGGTGAGGATGAGTCCTTCGACGTCGCCCGGTTCACCCGGGCCGTCGAGATCGTCATCACCGCGATGGACATCTCGATCTGCTTCGCCGACTTCCCGACAGAGTCCATCGGCGCCACCACCCGCGACTACCGTCAGCTGGGCATCGGCTACGCCAACCTCGGCGCCCTGCTGATGGCCATGGGCCTGGGCTACGACTCTCAGGGAGGACGCAACCTGGCCGCCGCCATCACCTCGCTGATGACCGGAGTGGCCTACCGCCGCAGCGCCGAGCTGGCCGGGCTGGTCGGCCCCTACAAGGGCTACGCGCTCAATGCCGAACCCCATCAGGTCGTGATGCGCAAGCACCGCGACGCCAACAACGACGTCCACCCGCTGCACCGCAACGACACCGCCGTGCTGGAGGCCGCGAAGGCCGAGTGGGACAAGGTCGTGGAGCTCGGCGCCGAGAACGGCTTCCGCAACGCGCAGGCCTCGGTGCTGGCGCCGACCGGAACCATCGGCTTCATGATGGACTGCGACACCACCGGCATCGAGCCCGACTTCTCCCTGGTGAAGTTCAAGAAGATGGTCGACGGCTCCTCGATGCAGATCGTCAACCAGACGGTGCCCCGGGCACTGGCCAATCTCGGCTACTCCAAGGACGACGCCGACCAGATCGTCGCCTACATCGCCGAGCACGGATCGGTGATCGACGCCCCCCATCTCGACAAGGCCCATTACGAGGTCTTCGACTGCGCGATGGGCGAGCGGTTCATCCGCCCGATGGGCCACGTGCGGATGATGGCCGCCGTCCAGCCCTTCCTGTCCGGGGCCATCTCCAAGACCGTGAACCTGCCCGAGACCGCCACCGTCGAGGACATCGCCGAGGTCTACATGCAGGGATGGAAGCTGGGACTGAAGGCCCTGGCCGTCTACCGCGACAACTGCAAGGTGGGCCAGCCGCTCTCTGTGGAGAAGACCGACAACAAGTCCGAGGAGGCCGCACCCGAGCCCGAGGTGCGCGTCGAGTACCGGCCGCGCCGCCAGCGGCTGCCGAAGTCCCGCAGCGCCCGCACCACGAGCTTCCAGGTCGGGGGTGCCGGCGGATACCTCACCACCGGCGCCTACGAGGACGGGAGGCTGGGGGAGATCTTCCTCAAGCTCGGCAAGCAGGGCTCGACCCTCGCCGGGGCGATGGACGCCTTCTCAATCGCCATCTCGATCGGCCTGCAGTACGGGGTGCCGCTGGAGAGCTTCGTCCAGAAGTTCGCCAATATGAAGTTCGAGCCCGCCGGGATGACCGACGACTCCGACATCAGGATCGCCCAGTCGATCATCGACTACATCTTCCGCCGTCTGGCGCTGGATCACCTGTCCTTCGACGAGCGCGCCGAACTCGGCATCCACACCTCCGCCGAACGGGCCCGCTACGTGGAGACCGGCTCCTACCTCTCGGAGGAGGACGAGGCCGAGCTCATCGACTCCGAGACCCTCAAGGAGACCGCCGGAGACAGGATCCGGGTGCATGAGGACGGGGCCGCCCAGCCCGGGCTCTTCGATCCCGCTCCGGCTCCCGAGCACGTCGGCGGGGCGCACACCAGCGCCGAGCTGCTCGAGGAGAAGATGGGCCGGGCGGTGGACGCGCCGCTGTGCCTGACCTGCGGGACGAAGATGCGCCCCTCGGGCTCCTGCTACGTGTGCGAGGGCTGCGGCTCGACCAGCGGCTGCAGCTGA
- the miaA gene encoding tRNA (adenosine(37)-N6)-dimethylallyltransferase MiaA: MSQVAVPPVVALLGPTASGKSSLALGLAELLAGRGTPVEIVNADSMLVYRGMDIGTAKPGPDELARVPHHLVDVLDVTQNSSIALVQTMARQAIADCRARRVLPLVVGGSALYTRAVLDELEIPPTDPVVRARLEEELAEQGSPALHRRLAERDPRAADAILPGNGRRIVRALEVVELTGSFSATMPDGRFHIPGTVEIGLSLSREDLDRRIAERVDRMWHDGLVEEVRSLAGHGLRQGRTASRALGYRQVLQYLDGLIDEDRARTDTVVRTRRFARKQLMWYRRDPRIRWFGALAPQLAGQVAESLRLT, from the coding sequence ATGTCCCAGGTCGCGGTGCCGCCGGTCGTGGCGCTGCTCGGGCCCACCGCCAGCGGGAAGTCCTCGCTGGCGCTCGGTCTCGCCGAGCTGCTCGCCGGGAGAGGCACGCCGGTCGAGATCGTCAACGCCGACTCGATGCTCGTCTACCGCGGCATGGACATCGGGACCGCCAAGCCGGGACCAGACGAACTCGCCCGGGTACCCCACCACCTCGTCGACGTGCTGGACGTCACGCAGAACTCCTCGATCGCGCTCGTCCAGACGATGGCCCGCCAGGCGATCGCCGACTGCCGCGCCCGCCGGGTGCTGCCCCTGGTCGTCGGCGGCTCGGCGCTCTACACCAGAGCCGTGCTCGACGAGCTCGAGATCCCGCCCACCGACCCGGTCGTGCGAGCCCGGCTGGAGGAGGAGCTGGCCGAGCAGGGCTCCCCGGCACTGCACCGCAGGCTCGCCGAACGCGATCCGCGCGCGGCCGACGCGATCCTGCCGGGCAACGGCCGCCGCATCGTCCGTGCCCTGGAGGTCGTCGAACTCACCGGCTCCTTCTCGGCCACCATGCCCGACGGGCGCTTCCACATCCCGGGAACAGTGGAGATCGGGCTCAGCCTCTCGCGCGAGGACCTGGATCGCAGGATCGCCGAGCGGGTCGACCGGATGTGGCACGACGGCCTGGTCGAGGAGGTGCGCAGCCTCGCCGGCCACGGCCTGCGCCAAGGACGCACGGCATCCAGGGCGCTCGGCTACCGGCAGGTGCTCCAGTATCTCGACGGCCTCATCGACGAGGATCGTGCCAGGACCGACACCGTGGTGCGCACCAGGCGGTTCGCCCGCAAGCAGCTCATGTGGTATCGGCGCGACCCCCGGATTCGGTGGTTCGGTGCGCTGGCGCCACAGCTGGCCGGTCAGGTTGCGGAGTCCCTCCGGTTGACCTGA
- the nrdR gene encoding transcriptional regulator NrdR, which produces MRCPFCQHDDSRVLDSRVCEDGLAIRRRRQCPMCERRFTTIERMQMTVRKRNGSEEPFNRDKVVAGVRKACKGRPVSDSDLALLGQRVEDSLRAGGMAEIPTDQVGLAILGPLRELDPIAYLRFASVYRNYDTIDDFAVEIDRLRTDVDAPPASVTQTTRPGKDSPNQPLF; this is translated from the coding sequence ATGCGGTGTCCTTTCTGTCAGCACGACGACTCCCGGGTGCTCGACTCGCGGGTCTGCGAGGACGGGCTGGCGATCCGCAGGAGGCGTCAGTGCCCGATGTGCGAGCGTCGCTTCACCACCATCGAGCGGATGCAGATGACGGTCCGCAAGCGCAATGGCAGTGAGGAGCCGTTCAATCGGGACAAGGTCGTGGCCGGGGTCAGAAAGGCCTGCAAGGGAAGGCCTGTCAGCGACTCGGACCTGGCGCTGCTGGGTCAGCGGGTCGAGGACAGCCTGAGGGCCGGCGGGATGGCCGAGATCCCGACCGATCAGGTGGGACTGGCGATCCTCGGGCCGCTGCGGGAACTGGATCCGATCGCCTATTTGCGGTTCGCATCCGTGTATCGCAATTACGACACCATCGACGACTTCGCCGTTGAGATCGACCGGCTGCGGACCGACGTGGACGCTCCACCGGCGTCCGTGACGCAGACCACGAGACCGGGCAAGGACTCACCGAACCAGCCCCTGTTCTGA
- a CDS encoding antitoxin, whose translation MGLFDKAKDAVTNNQDKIKDAVNSHEDQIDQAVDKIGDAVDSATGSRFADQVDKAQDAVKDRTGNL comes from the coding sequence ATGGGACTCTTTGACAAGGCCAAAGACGCCGTGACCAACAATCAGGACAAGATCAAGGACGCCGTCAACAGCCACGAGGACCAGATCGACCAGGCAGTGGACAAGATCGGGGATGCGGTGGATTCCGCGACCGGCAGTAGGTTCGCTGATCAGGTTGACAAGGCCCAGGACGCTGTGAAGGACCGCACCGGGAACCTCTGA
- the dapF gene encoding diaminopimelate epimerase yields the protein MRTTQFSKGQGTGNDFVILRDRSGMLNLSDAQVRWLCDRRLGVGGDGLLRATRAGLIPEWEGDPDLWFMDYRNADASIAEMCGNGLRVFAKFLVDEGLLSRYDAVIATRAGLKHVIVHGDGTVDADIGPASVSGDPVTVRLGERSWPATPVDVGNPHAVVRLDSEEELFGLDLTVSPVWGPPEAFPQGVNVEFVALTGPDRIRMRVHERGVGETLSCGTGTVAAAAAMSRATGYEGPWTVDVPGGTLAVALSAEDSRLTGPAVIQARGEVFVPEF from the coding sequence ATGCGGACCACACAGTTCTCGAAAGGCCAGGGGACTGGCAACGACTTCGTGATCCTCCGGGACCGGTCCGGCATGCTGAATCTCAGTGACGCCCAGGTGCGATGGCTGTGCGACCGTCGGCTGGGAGTCGGGGGCGACGGTCTGCTGCGCGCCACCCGCGCCGGCCTCATCCCCGAGTGGGAGGGCGACCCAGATCTGTGGTTCATGGATTATCGTAACGCCGACGCCAGTATCGCCGAGATGTGCGGCAACGGGCTGCGGGTCTTCGCAAAATTCCTCGTGGACGAGGGACTGCTCAGCAGGTATGACGCCGTGATCGCGACCCGTGCCGGGCTCAAGCACGTCATCGTCCACGGCGATGGGACGGTCGACGCCGACATCGGTCCGGCCTCAGTCTCCGGCGATCCCGTCACGGTGCGGCTGGGGGAGCGCAGCTGGCCGGCGACCCCGGTGGACGTCGGCAATCCCCACGCGGTGGTCCGCCTGGACTCCGAGGAGGAGCTGTTCGGGCTCGATCTCACGGTCTCCCCCGTGTGGGGCCCCCCTGAGGCGTTCCCCCAGGGCGTCAACGTCGAGTTCGTCGCACTGACCGGGCCCGACAGGATCCGCATGCGGGTCCACGAGCGGGGTGTGGGGGAGACCCTGTCCTGCGGCACCGGGACCGTGGCGGCCGCGGCCGCGATGAGCCGCGCCACCGGATACGAGGGGCCGTGGACGGTCGACGTCCCCGGAGGGACCCTTGCCGTGGCGCTCAGTGCGGAGGACAGCCGGCTCACCGGGCCCGCCGTCATCCAGGCGCGGGGAGAGGTGTTCGTGCCGGAGTTCTGA
- the miaB gene encoding tRNA (N6-isopentenyl adenosine(37)-C2)-methylthiotransferase MiaB, with product MTETYQPTYRVVTYGCQMNVHDSERIAGLLESAGYVPDPRDNSLDPADVVVFNTCAVRENADNRLYGTLGHMASVKAANPGMQLAVGGCMAQKDKETVVARAPWVDVVFGTHNLAALPVLLERSRVNREASVEIEESLQTFPSNLPTHRESAYSAWVSISVGCNNTCTFCIVPQLRGRETDRRPGDILAEIRTLVDEGVQEITLLGQNVNSYGVQFGDRGAFAKLLRACGQVDGLERVRFTSPHPAAFTDDVIEAMAQTPNVMPSLHMPLQSGSDRVLREMRRSYRSRKFLGILDRVRSAMPEAAITTDIIVGFPGETDEDFEQTMRVVEQARFSAAFTFQYSIRPGTPAGAMADQIPKSVVQERYERLVALVDDIAWAENRRLEGHTVEVMFSAGEGRKDEATHRVTGRARDNRLVHVALDPAGERPRPGDVGEVEITRAAPHHLMADGGLRRLRRTRGGDAWQARQQAAEPAVAPVGVSLGMPGIGGPAS from the coding sequence ATGACCGAGACATATCAGCCCACGTACCGCGTCGTCACCTACGGGTGCCAGATGAATGTCCACGACTCCGAGCGGATCGCAGGCCTGCTGGAATCAGCAGGCTACGTACCCGATCCGAGGGACAACAGCCTGGATCCGGCCGACGTCGTCGTCTTCAACACCTGTGCGGTCCGGGAGAACGCCGACAACCGGCTCTACGGAACGCTGGGCCACATGGCCTCGGTCAAGGCCGCCAATCCCGGTATGCAGCTGGCCGTCGGCGGCTGCATGGCCCAGAAGGACAAGGAGACCGTCGTCGCGCGCGCCCCCTGGGTCGACGTCGTCTTCGGCACTCACAACCTGGCCGCACTCCCGGTGCTCCTGGAACGCTCCCGGGTCAACCGCGAGGCCTCGGTCGAGATCGAGGAGTCCCTTCAGACCTTCCCCAGCAACCTGCCCACCCACCGCGAGTCCGCGTACTCGGCGTGGGTGTCGATCTCGGTGGGCTGCAACAACACCTGCACCTTCTGCATCGTGCCTCAGCTGCGAGGCCGGGAGACCGACCGCAGACCCGGCGACATTCTCGCCGAGATCCGCACGCTGGTCGACGAGGGGGTTCAGGAGATCACCCTGCTCGGTCAGAACGTCAACTCCTACGGCGTCCAGTTCGGCGACCGCGGGGCCTTCGCCAAGCTGCTGCGGGCCTGCGGACAGGTCGACGGCCTGGAGCGGGTGCGATTCACCTCCCCCCATCCCGCCGCGTTCACCGACGACGTCATCGAGGCGATGGCCCAGACCCCCAATGTGATGCCCAGTCTGCACATGCCTCTCCAGTCGGGCTCCGACCGTGTCCTGCGCGAGATGCGCCGCTCCTACCGCAGCAGGAAGTTCCTCGGGATCCTGGACCGGGTCCGCTCGGCGATGCCCGAGGCCGCCATCACCACCGATATCATCGTCGGCTTCCCCGGCGAGACCGACGAGGACTTCGAACAGACCATGCGGGTGGTCGAGCAGGCGCGCTTCTCGGCCGCCTTCACCTTCCAGTACTCGATCCGGCCCGGCACCCCGGCCGGCGCGATGGCCGACCAGATACCCAAGTCGGTCGTCCAGGAACGTTACGAGCGCCTGGTGGCACTGGTCGACGACATCGCCTGGGCCGAGAACCGGCGCCTGGAGGGGCATACCGTCGAGGTGATGTTCTCTGCCGGGGAGGGCCGCAAGGACGAGGCCACCCATCGCGTCACGGGACGGGCGCGCGACAACCGCCTGGTGCATGTCGCCCTGGACCCCGCCGGGGAGCGGCCTCGCCCCGGAGATGTCGGCGAGGTCGAGATCACCCGGGCCGCGCCTCACCACCTGATGGCCGACGGCGGGCTGAGACGTCTGCGACGCACCCGTGGCGGAGATGCCTGGCAGGCCCGCCAGCAGGCCGCCGAACCCGCTGTGGCGCCCGTCGGGGTGTCATTGGGAATGCCGGGGATCGGCGGCCCGGCCAGCTGA
- the hflX gene encoding GTPase HflX yields MTPSDDDYPDDPVPDYDGDQFDLDARLSLTRVPGMSTDLTDITEVEYRELRLERVVLISVWTEGTARDAENAMTELKLLAETAGSQVLDALIQRRPSPDPATYIGSGKVKELREVVVATGADTVVCDGELDAAQLRNLEDRVGVKVVDRTILILDIFAQHARSVEGRTQVELAQLQYMKQRLRGWGTSLSRQTGGRAAGGVGIGGRGPGETKIETDRRRINTRISRLRRKLRAMEGTRAEKRADRTRNRIPSVSIVGYTNAGKSSLLNRMTHAGVLVEDALFATLDPTTRRATTDDGRVYTLTDTVGFVRHLPHHLVEAFASTLEETAQADLLVHVVDAADPDPQGQVSAVREVLTGIGAGDLDEILVLNKADLIGAETELTLRTAFPAAFIVSAHNGLGIEDLVAEIERRLPVPTELVDAVVPYERGDLMDRIHRLGTITSIEHTATGTHVVAHLHPGLAAEVRSVGEGVRE; encoded by the coding sequence ATGACACCCTCTGACGACGACTATCCCGACGATCCGGTTCCCGACTATGACGGCGACCAGTTCGACCTCGACGCACGGCTGTCCCTCACCCGGGTGCCCGGCATGTCCACCGACCTGACTGACATCACCGAGGTGGAGTACCGAGAGCTCAGGCTGGAACGGGTCGTCCTCATCTCGGTGTGGACCGAGGGCACCGCCCGTGATGCCGAGAACGCCATGACGGAACTGAAATTGCTCGCCGAGACGGCCGGTTCCCAGGTCCTCGACGCTCTCATCCAGCGCCGCCCCAGCCCGGATCCCGCCACCTACATCGGGTCGGGAAAGGTCAAGGAGCTGCGGGAGGTCGTCGTGGCCACCGGCGCCGACACCGTCGTCTGCGACGGCGAACTCGACGCCGCCCAGCTGCGCAACCTCGAGGACAGGGTCGGCGTCAAGGTGGTGGACCGCACCATCCTCATCCTCGACATCTTCGCCCAGCACGCCCGCAGCGTCGAGGGCCGCACCCAGGTGGAGCTGGCCCAGTTGCAGTACATGAAGCAGCGGCTGCGCGGCTGGGGTACCAGCCTGTCGCGCCAGACCGGCGGCCGGGCCGCCGGCGGAGTCGGTATCGGTGGGCGCGGCCCCGGCGAGACGAAGATCGAGACCGACCGGCGTCGCATCAACACCAGGATCTCCCGGCTGCGCCGCAAGCTGCGGGCGATGGAGGGCACCCGGGCCGAGAAGCGGGCCGACCGCACACGCAACCGGATCCCCTCGGTCTCCATCGTCGGGTACACCAACGCCGGGAAGTCCTCCCTCCTCAACCGCATGACCCACGCCGGGGTGCTGGTGGAGGACGCCCTGTTCGCGACTCTCGACCCGACCACCCGGCGCGCCACCACCGATGACGGGCGCGTCTACACCCTCACCGACACCGTCGGATTCGTGCGCCACCTGCCGCATCACCTCGTCGAGGCCTTCGCCTCCACACTCGAGGAGACCGCGCAGGCCGACCTCCTGGTCCACGTCGTCGACGCCGCCGACCCGGACCCGCAGGGCCAGGTGAGTGCGGTGCGCGAGGTGCTCACCGGTATCGGAGCCGGTGATCTCGACGAGATCCTGGTGCTCAACAAGGCCGACCTCATCGGCGCCGAGACCGAGCTCACGCTGCGCACCGCCTTCCCGGCCGCATTCATCGTCTCCGCCCATAACGGTCTGGGCATCGAGGATCTGGTCGCCGAGATCGAGCGGCGACTGCCGGTGCCCACCGAGCTCGTCGACGCCGTGGTGCCCTACGAGCGCGGGGACCTGATGGACCGCATTCATCGGCTCGGCACCATCACCTCCATCGAGCACACCGCCACCGGCACCCATGTCGTGGCCCACCTCCATCCGGGGCTGGCCGCCGAGGTGCGTTCGGTCGGCGAGGGCGTCCGTGAGTGA